A region from the Dehalococcoidales bacterium genome encodes:
- a CDS encoding GNAT family N-acetyltransferase produces the protein MFRNMRVILREKKPDDAINDYKWKTDPELAKLDACQPLTMPFNEYVFLYVSELQLSPLVKHEFSIETHNGEHIGNCAYYNVNRFRREAEIGILIGNRDYWDKGYGKEALVLLIDYTFGKYNLKRVHLKTLEWNIRAQNCFLKCGFNHCGKKKTAEHTFILMELPGTEWETAKTNLSFIHSKSS, from the coding sequence ATGTTTCGTAATATGCGTGTTATACTGCGCGAGAAAAAACCGGACGACGCCATTAACGATTACAAATGGAAAACGGATCCGGAACTGGCAAAACTGGACGCCTGCCAGCCGCTTACAATGCCCTTTAACGAATACGTATTTTTATATGTCAGCGAGTTGCAATTATCCCCGCTTGTAAAGCACGAGTTTTCTATTGAAACACATAACGGGGAGCACATCGGAAACTGCGCATATTATAATGTTAATCGGTTCAGACGCGAAGCCGAAATCGGCATCCTAATCGGTAACCGCGATTACTGGGATAAGGGCTACGGAAAAGAAGCCCTGGTTTTGTTGATAGACTATACTTTCGGTAAATATAACCTCAAAAGGGTCCACTTAAAAACACTCGAATGGAATATTCGGGCACAAAACTGCTTTTTGAAGTGCGGTTTTAACCACTGCGGCAAGAAAAAGACGGCAGAACACACCTTTATCTTAATGGAGCTGCCCGGCACAGAATGGGAAACCGCCAAAACAAACCTTTCTTTTATTCATTCAAAATCGAGCTAA
- a CDS encoding HEAT repeat domain-containing protein, which translates to MDPKDMPSDDIRQIINDLADEEKPPINKQLVELTDIKASDLVFFDQVWQTLNPERKLQIINRLTEMAEDLTEVNFDAIFRHRLYDPEPEIRTKAIEGLWESEDSSLIKPFIKLMQTDPSLEVRRASTMALGKFAMLAENKKLAPDYMPILCKTLLETYAENNDMELKRRALEAVAPLSLPRVEQAITEAYNSDDIKLKASALYAMGRNCKIDWINDLIRELSAPIAELRYEAAGACGELAEDTAVPYLIEAAEDNDINVRLAAIIALGKIGGEEAQEYLKACLEDEGETVREAAQHALDDIDIVTHPGSFRWTDLEE; encoded by the coding sequence ATGGATCCCAAAGATATGCCTTCGGATGATATTCGGCAAATAATAAATGATTTGGCGGATGAAGAAAAGCCGCCGATAAATAAACAATTGGTTGAATTAACCGATATTAAAGCAAGCGACCTCGTTTTTTTCGACCAGGTATGGCAAACGCTTAACCCGGAAAGAAAACTGCAAATAATAAATCGCCTTACGGAAATGGCAGAGGACTTAACGGAAGTTAACTTCGATGCAATTTTCAGACACCGCTTATATGACCCGGAACCCGAAATTCGTACTAAAGCAATTGAAGGCCTCTGGGAAAGCGAAGATTCATCGCTTATTAAGCCCTTTATTAAATTGATGCAAACCGACCCTTCATTGGAAGTAAGGCGCGCTTCTACGATGGCGCTCGGTAAATTTGCTATGCTGGCGGAAAACAAAAAGCTGGCTCCTGATTACATGCCGATATTATGTAAAACTTTATTGGAAACGTATGCTGAAAATAACGACATGGAATTAAAAAGGCGTGCCTTAGAAGCGGTTGCCCCCTTAAGCTTGCCGCGTGTCGAACAGGCAATTACCGAAGCCTATAACAGTGACGATATCAAACTAAAAGCCAGCGCACTCTATGCCATGGGCAGAAATTGTAAAATTGATTGGATTAACGATTTAATCAGAGAGCTTTCCGCCCCGATTGCCGAATTAAGATACGAAGCGGCCGGTGCTTGCGGAGAACTTGCAGAAGACACGGCTGTCCCCTATCTGATTGAAGCCGCAGAAGATAATGATATCAATGTTCGGTTAGCGGCTATTATCGCATTGGGAAAAATCGGCGGAGAAGAAGCTCAAGAATACCTTAAAGCCTGTTTGGAAGACGAAGGCGAAACCGTTAGAGAGGCAGCTCAGCATGCGCTTGATGATATTGATATCGTGACTCACCCCGGCTCTTTCCGTTGGACGGATTTGGAGGAATAA
- a CDS encoding PAC2 family protein, which produces MVTGLVKIIARPKLNAPNVLAAWPGISNVAMIVATYFARKLDLKDLAEVRPANFFDPIGVLVRNNLIEDPQFPQSRFYYWKNKNGGSDLILFIGDAQPAAKSYELAHCVLDVAARFKAQRIYTCAAALTQIHHTEQPRVWGVGTNENLAQELAARNLLKGGNLQISGLNGLLLGVAKERAMDGVCLLGEVPSYASKLQNPMAALAIINVLKELLGIDINTDELSRFAHETRQQMKQVAAEAMEEYIDYFTEPIWESGEDDDEDEEDIEDID; this is translated from the coding sequence ATGGTAACAGGCTTAGTAAAAATAATTGCCCGCCCCAAATTAAACGCCCCAAATGTGCTGGCGGCGTGGCCCGGAATCAGCAATGTTGCAATGATTGTGGCAACCTACTTTGCGCGCAAGTTGGATTTAAAGGACCTTGCGGAGGTTAGGCCGGCCAATTTCTTTGACCCGATTGGGGTGTTGGTGCGCAATAATTTAATTGAAGACCCTCAATTCCCCCAAAGCCGATTTTATTACTGGAAAAACAAAAACGGGGGCAGCGATTTAATCCTTTTTATCGGGGATGCTCAACCGGCAGCCAAAAGCTATGAACTTGCCCATTGTGTGCTGGATGTAGCAGCCAGATTCAAAGCACAAAGGATTTATACCTGCGCTGCGGCACTGACCCAGATACACCATACCGAACAACCGCGCGTTTGGGGGGTTGGAACCAACGAAAATCTTGCCCAGGAATTGGCGGCTCGCAATTTATTAAAAGGCGGCAATTTACAAATATCCGGCCTTAACGGGCTGCTTTTGGGGGTAGCCAAAGAAAGGGCTATGGATGGGGTTTGCCTGTTAGGCGAAGTCCCGTCTTATGCTTCCAAACTGCAAAATCCAATGGCAGCCTTGGCAATCATTAACGTACTCAAGGAATTACTGGGAATCGACATCAATACAGACGAACTGTCACGTTTTGCCCATGAGACCCGCCAACAGATGAAGCAGGTGGCCGCAGAGGCAATGGAAGAATATATTGACTACTTTACCGAACCGATTTGGGAAAGCGGTGAAGACGATGATGAAGATGAAGAAGATATTGAGGATATAGATTAG